In Leishmania mexicana MHOM/GT/2001/U1103 complete genome, chromosome 20, one genomic interval encodes:
- a CDS encoding putative Mitochondrial elongation factor G, producing the protein MRRSGLAYMLRRSVPLLATPAFLENVKRMRNIGISAHIDSGKTTLSERVLFYSGRIGKIHEVKGGTEVGATMDSMELEKERGITIRSAATQCRWKNSTINIIDTPGHVDFTIEVERALRVLDGAILLMCAVGGVQSQTLTVDRQMKRYGVPRICFINKLDRDNANPQRAVKQAQERLGINAVFIQLNMGTAQDFEGVVDLIEEKAVYFDGPFGETIRYEPVPSYIKEDVVAARKELVSRLAECDEEMELIFLNDQEPTVEQIHAAIRRATIANKFVPVMVGSAYRNKGVQLLLDAVERYLPSPVERHNSGYQVKRVKDEDGNVSNVKEGEVALMTDDEKPLVALVFKIEETKKSGLSNYVRVYQGKMRKEHLMNIRTGKNFLPPRLVRMHADSAEVVDEVRAGDICAIQGEVDASSGDTLMKSGPQSGSQLFSCEDMYVPPRVISASLKTKDDKQQSRVRERMLAFMREDPTFVYYRNSETNEDIVEGMGELHLDIYVERLKREYGLHVELGKPTVNYREIITERQEFDFVFKRQSGGAGQWAHLKGFVEPLPIDMSVEKGVKNKATTRCSNGDIRESLQKTVVKHLERKIFVKGELMHAPVWGVHFHLNGGAMHEVDSNDQAFKNATQELWETMLPKLKPTLVEPFMDVEMTVPAANMTDVATEFSKREGVVTETAVDGPDAVIRGETALDTMFGFISDLRRLTKGQGDFSMQFKEYRPMQQYKAQMRMDERNSDIGRKLFKLSD; encoded by the coding sequence ATGCGCAGAAGCGGCCTGGCCTacatgctgcgccgcagcgtcccGCTCCTCGCAACGCCCGCTTTCCTAGAGAATGTGAAGCGCATGCGCAACATTGGTATCAGCGCCCACATTGATAGCGGCAAAACGACCCTGAGTGAGCGCGTTCTCTTCTACTCCGGCCGCATCGGAAAGATCCACGAGGTGAAGGGCGGCACCGAGGTCGGCGCCACAATGGACTCCATGGAGCTTGAGAAAGAGCGTGGCATCACTATTCGCTCCGCCGCGACGCAGTGCCGCTGGAAGAATAGCACCATCAATATAATCGACACACCTGGCCACGTCGACTTCACCATCGAAGTGGAGCGCGCCCTTCGCGTGCTTGACGGTGCTATCTTGCTCATGTGCGCCGTTGGCGGTGTGCAGAGCCAGACGCTGACGGTGGATCGCCAGATGAAGCGGTACGGGGTACCGCGCATCTGCTTCATAAACAAGCTCGATCGCGACAACGCGAACCCACAGCGGGCAGTAAAGCAAGCGCAGGAGCGTCTGGGCATCAACGCCGTCTTCATCCAGCTGAACATGGGTACTGCACAGGATTTCGAAGGCGTCGTCGACCTCatcgaggagaaggcggtcTACTTTGATGGCCCTTTTGGTGAGACCATCCGCTACGAACCGGTGCCGAGCTACATCAAGGAGGACGTGGTTGCCGCCCGCAAGGAGCTCGTGAGCCGCCTAGCAGAGTGCGATGAGGAGATGGAGCTCATCTTTCTTAATGACCAAGAGCCCACAGTCGAGCAGATCCATGCTGCCATTCGCCGCGCTACCATCGCCAACAAGTTTGTGCCGGTGATGGTCGGCTCGGCGTACCGGAACAAgggcgtgcagctgctcctggACGCGGTGGAGCGCTACCTGCCGTCGCCAGTGGAGCGCCACAACTCCGGCTATCAGGTGAAGCGTGtgaaggacgaggacggcaaCGTGTCGAACGTGAAGGAAGGCGAGGTGGCGTTGATGACGGATGACGAGAAGCCGCTGGTGGCCCTTGTTTTCAAGATCGAGGAAACAAAGAAGTCGGGGCTGTCCAACTACGTGCGGGTGTACCAGGGGAAGATGCGCAAAGAACACCTGATGAATATCCGCACCGGCAAGAACTTCTTGCCGCCGAGGCttgtgcgcatgcacgcggACAGCGCCGAGGTTGTGGACGAGGTGCGCGCTGGCGACATTTGCGCCATTCAGGGTGAGGTGGATGCGTCCTCGGGGGATACCCTCATGAAGTCCGGACCGCAGTCTGGCTCGCAGCTCTTCTCGTGCGAGGACATGTACGTCCCGCCGCGCGTCATCTCTGCCTCACTCAAGACGAAGGATGACAAGCAGCAGTCCAGAGTGCGGGAGCGTATGCTCGCCTTCATGCGAGAAGACCCCACCTTTGTGTACTATCGCAACTCGGAGACGAACGAGGACATCGTGGAGGGCATGGGTGAGCTGCACCTCGATATTTACGTGGAGCGGCTGAAGCGGGAGTACGGACTGCACGTGGAGCTCGGCAAGCCAACGGTCAACTACCGCGAGATTATCACGGAGCGGCAGGAGTTCGACTTTGTCTTCAAGCGGCAAAGCGGCGGTGCGGGCCAGTGGGCGCATCTAAAGGGCTTTGtcgagccgctgccgatCGATATGTCGGTCGAGAAGGGAGTCAAGAACAAagcgacgacgcgctgctCGAACGGTGACATCCGTGAGTCGCTGCAGAAGACGGTGGTGAAGCACCTGGAGCGCAAAATTTTTGTAAAGGGCGAACTGATGCACGCACCTGTCTGGGGCGTGCACTTTCACTTGAATGGTGGCGCCATGCACGAGGTGGACTCGAACGATCAGGCCTTCAAGAACGCGACCCAGGAACTGTGGGAAACCATGCTACCGAAGCTAAAGCCGACGCTTGTGGAGCCGTTCATGGATGTGGAGATGACAGTCCCTGCGGCGAACATGACTGATGTGGCGACCGAGTTCTCGAAGCGAGAGGGCGTGGTGACTGAAACCGCCGTAGATGGCCCTGATGCCGTTATCCGCGGGGAGACGGCTCTGGACACCATGTTCGGCTTTATCTCCGACCTGCGACGACTCACGAAGGGCCAGGGCGACTTCAGCATGCAGTTTAAGGAATATCGGCCGATGCAGCAGTACAAGGCCCAAATGCGAATGGATGAGCGCAACAGCGATATCGGGCGCAAGCTGTTCAAGCTTTCAGACTAG
- a CDS encoding sec14, cytosolic factor yields the protein MGATPLTFDDAKVGMRVQDYWGCCGTLRWMGKLENDNSPNKETGKFFGIEYNDESDNPLRSNGTWNGRKYFECGPRKGLLVKVGQVYAEINTERVAMLRERFGDRVATWHDFELVKFCIAQRFDMEKVYEMLERHLQWRERFQPCADEYFPQAIREDYPCGYTGTTDYDENLIYCERPGNAGRCHASEFVRKHTLPVIARWHACVIEMGIARMRPTNYRSKRVCCIVDLLDVKAMPRSMIGFAQTLAAVKQDNYPENLGRIFIVNCPTLFCFAWKLLKIFIDERTNKKINFCAPNKAVEAMLAVMRKEDIPNFCGGPSNKWMETANGIIGSTNPKMVYKDEDYNLPKMTGEELNEMQLRADSESPLRSLRGGEAPTTTRSIGPATVPASFTPTSSPKLPVEPKTTSKAQSSSDAASDNK from the coding sequence ATGGGGGCAACGCCTCTTACCTTTGATGATGCGAAAGTTGGCATGCGCGTCCAGGATTactggggctgctgcggcacgctACGTTGGATGGGGAAGCTCGAGAATGACAATTCGCCTAACAAGGAAACAGGCAAGTTCTTCGGTATCGAGTACAACGACGAGAGTGACAATCCGCTGCGCAGCAATGGCACCTGGAACGGCCGCAAGTACTTTGAGTGCGGGCCGCGTAAAGGCCTTCTTGTGAAGGTAGGCCAGGTTTACGCTGAGATCAACACCGAGCGGGTGGCGATGCTTCGGGAGCGCTTTGGGGATCGCGTCGCGACGTGGCACGACTTTGAGCTGGTGAAGTTCTGCATTGCGCAGCGGTTCGATATGGAAAAGGTCTATGAGATGCTAGAAAGGCATCTGCAGTGGCGCGAGAGATTCCAGCCGTGCGCCGACGAGTACTTCCCTCAGGCGATTCGTGAGGATTATCCGTGCGGCTACACAGGCACTACCGACTACGACGAGAACCTCATTTACTGCGAGCGTCCCGGCAATGCCGGTCGCTGCCACGCCTCCGAGTTTGTGCGCAAGCACACGCTGCCGGTAATTGCGCGGTGGCACGCGTGTGTGATCGAAATGGGCATtgcgcgcatgcgccccACGAACTACCGCTCCAAGCGAGTATGCTGCATTGTGGATCTGTTGGACGTAAAAGCCATGCCGCGTTCGATGATTGGCTTTGCGCAGACGCTGGCAGCGGTGAAGCAGGACAACTACCCTGAGAACCTAGGGCGCATCTTTATAGTGAACTGCCCCACGCTTTTCTGCTTTGCCTGGAAGCTGCTGAAGATCTTTATCGACGAACGCACCAATAAAAAGATTAATTTCTGCGCTCCAAACAAGGCGGTGGAAGCGATGTTAGCGGTGATGCGGAAGGAGGACATACCGAACTTCTGCGGCGGGCCCAGCAACAAGTGGATGGAAACGGCCAACGGCATCATCGGCTCGACGAACCCGAAAATGGTGTACAAAGACGAGGACTACAACCTGCCCAAGATGACGGGCGAAGAGTTGAATGAGATGCAGTTGCGAGCTGATAGCGAGAGCCCCCTCAGGAGCCTTCGCGGAGGTGAAGCGCCGACGACCACGCGCTCGATCGGGCCCGCCACGGTGCCCGCGAGCTTCACACCCACCAGTAGCCCCAAACTGCCTGTGGAGCCGAAGACCACCTCTAAggcgcagagcagcagtgaTGCGGCGAGCGACAATAAGTGA
- a CDS encoding putative ubiquitin/ribosomal protein S27a gives MQIFVKNAAGRSVAVRVSAEDTVASLKAQANVTQGNLFFAGMCLAEEETLAAYGLSKESTVDVVIPVEGGKGKKKKKRIFTKPKKPTHRHKLEKMRALKYFKVTENDDGSYKVERTRQDCPHPQCGAGVYMAQHKDRQYCGKCHLTYKAESK, from the coding sequence ATGCAGATCTTCGTCAAGAACGCCGCCGGCCGCTCGgtggctgtgcgcgtgtccgCCGAGGACACCGTCGCCTCCCTCAAGGCTCAGGCCAACGTGACGCAGGGCAACCTCTTCTTCGCGGGCATGTGcctcgccgaggaggagacgcTCGCCGCTTACGGTCTGTCCAAGGAGTCCACCGTCGACGTGGTCATCCCGGTGGAGGGTGGTAAgggcaagaagaagaagaagcgcatcTTCACGAAGCCGAAGAAGCCGACGCACCGCCACAAGCTGGAGAAGATGCGCGCGCTCAAGTACTTCAAGGTGACAGAGAACGACGACGGCTCCTACAAAGTGGAGCGTACGCGCCAGGACTGCCCGCACCCCcagtgcggcgccggcgtgtaCATGGCCCAGCACAAGGACCGTCAGTACTGCGGCAAGTGCCACCTCACCTACAAGGCGGAGAGCAAGTAA
- a CDS encoding DNAJ protein-like protein, producing the protein MTKFNQNSTSSNASVLDDLFSSINASAPSSAAGASAPFMYFSSTGSATKNVTPTAAAATASSVLNDLFSGPDVASSERSDKYGSAGETHAMIYVDGNSGRVEDGVNNLFDLSRPVKKDKYNNAESLLEAFERQGKKSGSGGGRPDERETLANLTRNKDDNKVRARLLPLMNYYDVLGVAPTASEEEIKRSYKKKALQLHPDRAGRDQTQEEAELFKVITKANEVLTDAEQRRMYDASLASGAVQPAMAPSAADWWSHMQS; encoded by the coding sequence ATGACGAAATTCAATCAAAACAGCACCAGCAGTAACGCATCCGTGCTGGACGACTTGTTCAGCAGCATCAACGCCAGCGCCCCTTCcagtgccgctggcgccagTGCGCCATTCATGTATTTCTCGTCCACCGGCTCGGCCACCAAGAATGTTACGCCtacagccgctgctgccaccgcttcAAGCGTGCTGAATGACCTTTTCTCAGGCCCAGATGTGGCGTCATCTGAAAGGAGCGACAAATACGGCAGCGCGGGTGAGACGCACGCCATGATTTACGTGGACGGCAACAGCGGTCGGGTAGAGGATGGTGTTAACAATCTGTTTGACCTTTCGAGGCCAGTGAAGAAAGACAAGTACAACAATGCGGAGAGTCTCCTTGAGGCCTTTGAACGGCAAGGCAAGAagagcggcagtggcggcggccgccctgACGAGCGCGAAACACTCGCCAACCTGACGCGCAACAAGGATGACAATAAAGTCCGAGCTCGCTTACTGCCGCTCATGAATTACTACGAcgtcctcggcgtcgcccCAACGGCGTCTGAGGAGGAGATCAAGCGCAGCTACAAGAAgaaagcgctgcagctgcaccctGACCGCGCCGGTCGCGATCAGacgcaggaggaggcagaaCTGTTCAAGGTAATCACCAAAGCCAATGAGGTACTTACAGacgcggagcagcgccgcatgtACGACGCAAGTCTTGCCAGTGGTGCTGTGCAGCCAGCTATGGCCCCGTCGGCAGCAGACTGGTGGAGTCACATGCAGAGCTGA
- a CDS encoding putative ribonuclease H, with the protein MTDTPSARRARPSARLSGTKRQRESLIEFSVQDIMESLGVSADYLVLGIDEAGRGSVIGPMVYTGAVISLGEHDELVRLCHVADRKMPNVRPRLASLQKLRQLKTFRSFTVFVSSEEISNTMAGHNGRNLNALSHETAIQIISEATLASAGKLCAAYVDTVGPPGTYQARLAGRFPHLRVTVAKKAESKFPIVSAASVVAKTARDAAIEALGENIGSGYLIDPRTMAWLRSPVHRCFAFSHAYDSVRQSWGPVVQLANDSAVCVPVVFEQDPEEASQQGGGGDNRQQNLSIAKPPPKRHTVYTHFLKLRYPTNLVE; encoded by the coding sequence ATGACGGATACGCCATCTGCTCGCCGTGCGCGGCCGTCGGCGCGACTCAGCGGGACGAAGCGCCAGCGCGAGTCGCTCATCGAGTTCAGTGTGCAGGATATCATGGAGTCGCTTGGTGTGAGTGCGGATTACTTGGTATTAGGCATCGATGAGGCAGGTCGAGGTTCCGTCATTGGCCCCATGGTCTACACCGGCGCTGTCATTTCGCTGGGTGAGCACGACGAACTTGTGCGGCTGTGCCACGTGGCAGACAGGAAAATGCCCAATGTGCGACCCCGGCTCGCCTCCCTGCAgaagctgcgccagctcaaGACGTTCCGCTCCTTCACTGTGTTCGTCTCTTCCGAGGAAATCTCGAACACCATGGCAGGCCACAACGGCCGCAACTTGAATGCGCTGAGCCACGAGACAGCCATTCAAATTATCTCCGAGGCAACGCTGGCCTCCGCCGGCAAGCTCTGCGCAGCATACGTAGACACTGTCGGTCCACCTGGGACGTACCAGGCGCGCCTGGCTGGCCGTTTTCCTCATTTGCGTGTAACCGTTGCAAAGAAGGCCGAATCCAAGTTCCCAATCGTGTCCGCGGCGTCTGTCGTTGCCAAGACGGCGCGAGATGCCGCCATCGAGGCGCTCGGCGAGAACATAGGCAGCGGGTATCTCATTGATCCTCGCACCATGGCGTGGCTGCGGTCGCCCGTGCATCGCTGTTTTGCTTTCTCACATGCCTACGACTCTGTGCGGCAGTCGTGGGGGCCTGTCGTGCAGCTTGCCAACGACTcggcggtgtgcgtgcccgTGGTGTTTGAGCAGGATCCTGAGGAGGCGAGCCAGCAagggggcggtggcgacaaCCGGCAGCAGAATCTGAGCATCGCGAAGCCCCCACCGAAGCGGCACACGGTGTACACTCACTTTCTGAAACTCAGGTACCCAACCAACTTGGTGGAGTAG